The genomic interval aataataataatccacATTTTTCATGTTTGTAATTTcgttaataatagtttgaattaaATCAGAATGTTACAATATCTATTACTAAAACTTTTACCAACGAGTTTCTAAATTGTTTGAAGTTTTGTATATAAGATCATCAACATAATTCAAGATTATTCGACAATtggattgatttaatttaatttgtcttCTTCAAAGAAGTATTGAAGGTGTAAGTTTGTAATGTTTGACATCTGATAGCAATGTATCATTACCCAAATATTGATATGAACTATATATAACTCAATTTTTGATGTATATATATGGCAAGTTATAAGTATAATGTCTACTTTCACCCTTTTATTTATACAATTAAGATATAAATTTTTCCATGCTATTAATACAGGGGAAATATTAAAGAAAGTTTATCTTCTTCGTCACATTGgtaaacttcattttttttcattatttttaatttgtaattgtatttttattatcatttttgaaAACTTTATCTTCCTTGTCACTTTTAAAAACCTTCTCTTTCTCctcattttttaaaactttttttttctcttcattatttgaaattttgtcTTCCTCGTCATATCTGAAAACTTTATCTTCCTTACTAGTTATGGAAACTTTATCTTCCTCATTACTTTTGGAAACTTTATCTTCTTCATCAAATAAATGATTTAGAAATTTACGGCTTTGATGAATAGATTTAGCAACATTCTTCTTTATCAAATTTGCACGGAAAGTCATCCGATCAGCTTCAGCTTCTAGAAGTGTCACTTCATGCATCAGGCCAGCATAACTATCCACAGTTGTCATTGGGGTTTCCATTGTGTTTATAATATCTATTGGAGAATGCATTATATCAAGAAATGtaaaagtgaaataaaaatttatatataaacctTATAAGTATGATTTTCTGACTTCTTAAAAAATCGTATACCTTAATAAAAGTTTGAGGTTTGAATATGATTTTAGTTCAtgcaattatattattttttggttttagtCCTTCTAAgtgtttttgtttgattttaatctcagcaaatttgaaaaaagttatatttagtCCTTGAGCTCAAATGTGATCCTATAGTGTCGTACCATGTGATCCCATAAACTA from Cicer arietinum cultivar CDC Frontier isolate Library 1 chromosome 5, Cicar.CDCFrontier_v2.0, whole genome shotgun sequence carries:
- the LOC105852999 gene encoding uncharacterized protein; amino-acid sequence: MAYSNSYMFLGLGLFIILSSQVLAQVPLLLPPPPPPPPTIIYIINTMETPMTTVDSYAGLMHEVTLLEAEADRMTFRANLIKKNVAKSIHQSRKFLNHLFDEEDKVSKSNEEDKVSITSKEDKVFRYDEEDKISNNEEKKKVLKNEEKEKVFKSDKEDKVFKNDNKNTITN